From the Opitutia bacterium genome, one window contains:
- a CDS encoding metallophosphoesterase: MNRRDFLQRSGALALGATAGILAPSAALATPPNPGRRRVLRVAHFTDIHVRPDQPDLQHPAAGMAEAIRHAQAQGDRPELLLFGGDCIGDALYTPKEEVLAQWDVWNRVFSAEVKTPAKLCLGNHDIYGWAHKDRAAAERDPHYGKTLALDRLGLTDRYYSFDQAGWHFVVLDSMEPDYASDHHYIARIDEAQFAWLARDLVATPAATPICVLSHIPIFSAAAFFDGPRERGPDWVVPGAWMHIDARRIKDLFHQHPNVKVCLSGHLHMEDDVTYLGVRYLCNGAVCGGWWKGKHQEFSPAYALIDFHDDGSVENTLVRYRGA; this comes from the coding sequence CGCCGCGATTTTCTCCAACGCAGTGGGGCGCTCGCTCTCGGCGCTACCGCTGGCATTCTGGCTCCGTCTGCGGCGCTGGCGACGCCGCCGAACCCCGGGAGGCGCCGCGTCCTGCGCGTGGCGCATTTCACGGATATCCATGTCCGGCCCGATCAGCCCGATCTCCAGCATCCGGCGGCGGGCATGGCGGAGGCGATCCGCCACGCGCAGGCGCAGGGCGACCGGCCTGAGCTGTTGCTGTTCGGGGGCGATTGCATCGGCGATGCGCTCTACACGCCGAAGGAAGAAGTGCTCGCGCAATGGGACGTGTGGAACCGCGTCTTTTCGGCCGAGGTGAAGACGCCGGCCAAGCTGTGCCTCGGCAACCACGACATCTACGGCTGGGCGCACAAGGATCGCGCGGCCGCGGAACGCGATCCGCACTACGGCAAGACGCTCGCGTTGGACCGGCTGGGCCTGACGGATCGCTATTACTCGTTCGATCAAGCCGGCTGGCATTTCGTCGTGCTCGACAGCATGGAGCCGGACTATGCGAGCGACCACCACTACATCGCGCGGATTGATGAGGCGCAGTTCGCCTGGCTGGCGCGCGATCTGGTGGCGACTCCTGCCGCGACGCCGATTTGCGTGCTTTCGCACATTCCGATCTTCAGCGCCGCTGCGTTCTTCGACGGCCCGCGTGAACGCGGACCGGATTGGGTCGTGCCCGGCGCGTGGATGCACATCGATGCGCGGCGCATCAAGGACCTGTTCCACCAGCATCCGAACGTGAAGGTCTGCCTCAGCGGCCACCTGCACATGGAGGACGACGTCACCTATCTCGGCGTGCGTTATCTGTGCAACGGCGCCGTGTGCGGTGGCTGGTGGAAGGGCAAGCACCAGGAATTCAGCCCCGCCTACGCGCTGATCGACTTCCACGACGACGGCAGCGTGGAGAACACGCTGGTGCGCTACCGCGGCGCCTGA